From Variimorphobacter saccharofermentans, one genomic window encodes:
- a CDS encoding aldo/keto reductase, producing MRYRMLGRTGLLVSEIGLGGEWLERQSAAEVKAVIDRSEAYGINILDCWMSEPNVRSNIGVAIAGNRDKWIIQGHIGSTWQNGQYVKTRDLEIVKEAFEDLLSRLQTDYIDLGMIHFVDEAAEFHRILSGEFMEYVRELKRNGKIHHIGLSTHNPVVGKLAALSGEIEMILFSLNPAFDMLPASEDINLLFSEHYNEELKGIAPEREELYQICERENVGITVMKAYAGGRLFSAENSPFGVALTPVQCLHYALTRPAVAAVMTGFSTPEHVDAAVAYETATEEEKDYATVLANAPYHSYSGQCTYCGHCAPCPSNIDIAMVNKLYDLALMQEEIPATVRAHYTSLSANASDCIGCQACETRCPFGVSIAERMEKAAQLFQA from the coding sequence ATGAGGTACAGGATGTTGGGTAGGACAGGGCTACTTGTAAGTGAAATTGGACTTGGAGGCGAATGGCTGGAACGACAAAGTGCAGCAGAAGTAAAGGCAGTGATTGATCGTAGTGAAGCATATGGAATTAATATTTTGGATTGTTGGATGTCTGAACCAAATGTACGCTCCAATATTGGTGTAGCGATTGCCGGGAATCGGGACAAATGGATTATTCAGGGACATATCGGTTCTACCTGGCAGAATGGTCAATACGTAAAAACGCGTGATTTGGAAATAGTGAAGGAGGCTTTTGAAGATTTATTAAGCCGACTTCAGACGGATTACATAGATTTAGGAATGATTCATTTTGTGGATGAGGCAGCAGAGTTTCATCGTATTTTAAGTGGAGAATTCATGGAATATGTCAGAGAGCTAAAGAGAAATGGCAAAATCCATCATATCGGACTCAGTACTCATAATCCGGTTGTTGGAAAGTTAGCAGCATTGAGCGGAGAAATAGAAATGATTTTATTTAGTCTGAATCCGGCATTCGATATGCTTCCGGCATCCGAAGATATCAATCTTCTCTTTAGTGAACATTATAATGAGGAACTAAAAGGGATTGCGCCGGAACGAGAAGAACTCTATCAGATATGCGAACGGGAGAATGTGGGCATCACTGTAATGAAGGCATACGCAGGAGGAAGGTTGTTTAGTGCAGAGAATTCTCCATTTGGAGTGGCATTAACTCCAGTTCAGTGCCTTCATTATGCACTGACGCGTCCAGCTGTTGCAGCTGTTATGACTGGCTTCAGCACACCGGAACATGTAGATGCAGCGGTTGCATATGAAACTGCTACTGAGGAAGAGAAGGATTATGCAACAGTACTTGCAAATGCACCTTACCATTCATATTCCGGTCAATGTACCTATTGTGGTCATTGTGCACCATGTCCATCCAATATAGATATTGCAATGGTGAATAAACTATATGATTTGGCACTAATGCAAGAGGAGATTCCAGCCACAGTTAGAGCTCATTATACGAGTCTTTCAGCCAATGCATCGGACTGTATCGGTTGTCAAGCCTGTGAGACGCGATGCCCCTTTGGAGTATCCATAGCCGAAAGGATGGAAAAGGCGGCTCAACTGTTTCAGGCGTAG
- a CDS encoding nitroreductase family protein, translating into MFRDTSMDYLSKEEAREIWDKNMRLTDEEFLAMDEVEFRARVRERSHHTLEIQVYATAYRGGTLRPQQADYTKHLLELWVKRGLSTDLPEYRYASFLVNAADRLAKGEKVSFDEFKPTPVTPEMEKAFFTIVKERRSVREFTDQEVPDELIDKVLEAGIWAAHGCNVQSIRYIVVRDKNEPGLFRGSDVPGGPVHLVILQDMRCYRANSFTPVRNQLLDAGAAGQNIVLAAHAVGLEGVWLTFSEEMCKRLKERFQLPDYIRLVTYVDVGYGDQTPYAPQRWDVKDTILGRY; encoded by the coding sequence ATGTTTCGAGACACAAGTATGGATTATTTATCGAAGGAAGAAGCAAGAGAAATATGGGATAAGAATATGAGATTGACAGATGAAGAATTCTTAGCAATGGATGAGGTGGAGTTTCGTGCAAGGGTTCGGGAACGGTCCCATCATACATTGGAAATCCAAGTCTATGCTACTGCCTACAGAGGGGGTACTTTAAGACCACAACAGGCGGATTACACGAAACACCTATTGGAATTGTGGGTGAAAAGAGGACTTTCAACAGATTTACCGGAGTATCGTTATGCATCATTTCTAGTGAATGCTGCTGACAGATTAGCAAAAGGAGAAAAAGTTAGTTTTGATGAATTCAAGCCTACACCGGTTACACCGGAGATGGAGAAAGCGTTCTTTACCATTGTCAAGGAGCGTCGCTCTGTCCGGGAGTTCACAGACCAGGAGGTGCCGGATGAGCTGATTGATAAAGTGCTGGAGGCGGGTATCTGGGCTGCTCACGGATGTAATGTGCAATCGATCCGTTATATTGTGGTACGGGATAAGAATGAGCCTGGACTATTCCGAGGAAGCGATGTGCCAGGAGGCCCTGTTCATTTAGTAATTTTACAGGATATGCGCTGCTATCGGGCAAATTCTTTCACACCGGTACGTAATCAGTTATTAGATGCAGGTGCAGCCGGACAGAACATTGTACTTGCAGCCCATGCTGTTGGATTAGAGGGTGTATGGCTGACCTTTAGTGAGGAAATGTGCAAGCGTCTGAAAGAAAGATTCCAATTACCGGATTACATACGATTAGTTACCTATGTAGATGTGGGGTATGGGGATCAGACACCTTATGCTCCGCAAAGATGGGATGTTAAGGATACTATTTTGGGTAGATATTAG
- a CDS encoding ABC transporter ATP-binding protein, with product MPKIEVKNINKLYTSSDGNEVHALQDINLTINDGEFVCIVGPSGCGKSTLLEIVAGLLDATSGEILLDGVKVNGTSRDIGVVFQDASLFPWRIVQKNITFGMEIAKIPKEIQNKRLEKYINMVNLKGFEHKYPSQLSGGMRQRVGIARTLAMEPKVILMDEPFSAVDHLTRCSLQEELIQIWEREEKNILFVTHDINEAVFLANRIILLSPRPGKIQQIYDVPFPHRRNRNSKELVDIASQIMMDINRNGAQIPSNNYGNL from the coding sequence ATGCCAAAAATAGAAGTGAAGAATATAAACAAATTATATACCAGTTCGGATGGAAATGAAGTTCACGCATTACAGGACATTAACCTGACAATTAATGATGGTGAATTTGTATGTATTGTCGGACCCAGCGGCTGCGGGAAATCTACACTTCTTGAAATTGTGGCCGGTCTCTTAGATGCAACGAGTGGTGAGATATTATTAGATGGAGTTAAGGTTAACGGAACAAGCCGTGATATTGGTGTGGTGTTTCAGGATGCATCACTTTTCCCTTGGAGGATTGTTCAAAAAAACATTACCTTTGGTATGGAGATTGCAAAGATACCTAAGGAAATACAGAACAAACGACTGGAAAAATACATCAACATGGTCAACCTGAAGGGTTTCGAACATAAATATCCTTCCCAGCTTTCCGGCGGTATGCGACAGAGAGTGGGAATTGCCCGAACACTCGCAATGGAACCCAAGGTAATCCTTATGGATGAACCATTCAGTGCAGTGGATCACCTGACTAGATGCTCGTTACAGGAGGAACTAATTCAAATATGGGAGAGAGAAGAAAAGAATATACTCTTTGTCACCCATGATATCAATGAAGCAGTTTTCCTTGCTAACCGAATCATACTTTTAAGTCCGAGACCGGGTAAAATACAACAAATATACGATGTTCCATTTCCACATAGGAGAAATCGTAATTCTAAAGAGTTGGTGGATATTGCATCACAGATTATGATGGATATCAATCGTAACGGAGCACAGATTCCGAGTAATAATTATGGAAACCTATAA
- a CDS encoding ABC transporter substrate-binding protein, giving the protein MKKKLVGLILSLSVIVGLLAGCGNKTEVASSKETTESQTNDTQAENTTEDITTPASDTSEDAQESASNELEPIVLRACFAQGMTGAVNNFAIEKGFYKELGIDFELVQNTSGNSGVLSLITRGEIDVADGDPSSYIPGIYNGVPAKLVGNMWRYSGCYWLVANNEIKSFEDLKGKTIGTQGAAGGMKLSVLKMLEKNNISADEVTLVANGTYQEAYATLQSGEVDATIIHNPYAILAEEEGIGHSLGRAWDYIPDYYTGTIIASNDIIENNPENLQRFITAYYQVHEKVKNEYYDEFINWAAEKMSTSPETMRKAVESEIDVWRDYPVIPSDRIETTFNYLREYGWVEEGVDYTDTFTNEFAIVAAETLGLTDPEKK; this is encoded by the coding sequence ATGAAAAAGAAATTAGTAGGACTCATTTTATCTTTAAGTGTTATAGTAGGACTTCTGGCAGGCTGCGGAAATAAAACAGAGGTTGCATCGAGCAAAGAGACTACCGAAAGTCAGACAAATGATACACAGGCGGAAAATACCACGGAGGATATAACAACTCCGGCATCGGATACTTCAGAGGATGCGCAGGAAAGTGCCTCCAATGAGCTGGAACCAATTGTCCTTCGAGCTTGCTTTGCACAGGGTATGACCGGCGCGGTTAATAACTTTGCCATTGAAAAGGGATTTTATAAGGAACTTGGCATCGATTTTGAACTAGTTCAGAACACTTCAGGTAATTCAGGAGTGCTTTCCTTAATTACCAGAGGAGAAATTGATGTAGCCGATGGCGATCCGAGCTCATATATTCCCGGGATATATAACGGAGTACCTGCGAAGCTTGTAGGTAATATGTGGAGATATTCAGGCTGCTATTGGCTTGTCGCTAATAATGAGATCAAGAGCTTTGAGGATTTAAAGGGTAAGACCATAGGTACCCAGGGGGCAGCCGGTGGTATGAAGCTTTCCGTACTTAAAATGCTGGAGAAAAACAATATCAGTGCAGATGAGGTAACACTTGTTGCCAATGGAACCTATCAGGAAGCTTATGCTACATTACAGTCCGGTGAAGTGGATGCTACAATCATTCATAATCCTTATGCAATTCTGGCGGAGGAAGAAGGAATTGGTCATTCATTAGGAAGAGCCTGGGACTATATACCGGATTATTATACAGGAACCATCATTGCAAGTAATGATATTATCGAAAATAACCCGGAAAACTTACAGAGATTTATCACAGCCTACTATCAGGTACATGAGAAGGTGAAAAACGAATACTATGATGAATTTATTAACTGGGCTGCTGAGAAGATGAGCACATCACCGGAGACCATGAGAAAAGCAGTTGAATCAGAAATTGATGTATGGCGTGACTATCCAGTTATTCCTAGTGATCGTATTGAAACAACATTTAATTACTTAAGAGAATATGGCTGGGTTGAAGAGGGTGTTGATTATACGGATACCTTTACCAATGAGTTTGCAATTGTTGCAGCTGAAACATTAGGGCTCACTGATCCGGAGAAAAAATAA
- a CDS encoding ABC transporter permease: MAAKIKPSIKPGKKKFTFINLLQVLTILAILVYMQVAVDSGSVQKVFLASPSSIVQKGFGIIADGTLLPHLWVTLKELLVGYGIALVIGIVFGLIWVLFPTIEEYMNLFCATIMAIPKTAILPLLILWFGIGFKSKVILIILFSVFTILYNTVTGAKQCKVEYLKVARVFQANRFQTVFKVIIPSALPSIFNGLRLAAATSLTGVVFSEMQAAKAGLGFLLSQAQSLLNTPIIFFIIILVTVISVLLVKFISVIEYAVCHKWSRV; the protein is encoded by the coding sequence ATGGCAGCAAAGATTAAGCCTAGTATAAAGCCAGGGAAAAAGAAATTCACTTTCATCAATCTTTTGCAGGTACTTACTATTCTGGCAATTCTAGTCTATATGCAGGTAGCTGTGGATAGCGGAAGCGTACAAAAGGTATTCCTTGCCTCTCCTTCTTCTATTGTACAGAAGGGCTTTGGCATAATTGCAGATGGAACACTGCTTCCACATCTTTGGGTTACCTTAAAGGAGTTACTGGTTGGATATGGAATTGCATTGGTTATTGGTATTGTATTCGGGTTAATCTGGGTTCTGTTTCCTACCATCGAGGAATATATGAATTTATTCTGTGCAACCATTATGGCAATACCAAAGACAGCCATCCTTCCATTACTCATCCTATGGTTTGGAATTGGTTTTAAATCAAAGGTTATTTTAATTATCCTGTTTAGTGTTTTCACAATCTTATATAACACCGTCACAGGGGCTAAGCAATGTAAAGTGGAGTACTTAAAGGTGGCCAGAGTGTTCCAGGCAAATCGTTTTCAAACGGTATTTAAAGTTATCATTCCATCCGCACTTCCCTCTATATTTAACGGATTACGACTTGCAGCAGCTACATCCTTAACCGGTGTAGTTTTCTCGGAAATGCAGGCAGCGAAGGCGGGGCTTGGTTTTTTACTTTCACAGGCACAATCATTATTAAATACACCAATTATATTCTTTATTATCATTTTAGTAACAGTCATATCTGTGTTACTTGTTAAATTCATTTCTGTAATCGAATATGCGGTTTGCCATAAATGGAGCCGAGTATAA
- a CDS encoding L-2-amino-thiazoline-4-carboxylic acid hydrolase, with the protein MGKDSFKIEGTIDKEYAVNEVRKAARQFALLYFHFSKVLYEQFGLEQAKEIIQRVVFEQAVDRSDQMKEKALAQGLPTETVEDFRKVIDLPFLGWVPEWGKDHCPYAEVWREYITKYPWFSELATFYCDVIDTTTIENFSGHLSHRITQNVILQGDSCKREYFESDNVKKGEYTYGSKD; encoded by the coding sequence ATGGGAAAGGATAGCTTTAAAATAGAAGGTACTATTGATAAAGAATATGCGGTAAATGAGGTAAGAAAAGCAGCAAGACAATTTGCCCTACTCTATTTTCACTTCAGCAAGGTATTATATGAACAATTTGGATTAGAACAGGCGAAGGAAATTATACAAAGAGTTGTATTCGAACAGGCAGTGGATCGATCCGATCAAATGAAGGAGAAAGCATTGGCTCAGGGCCTTCCGACAGAGACAGTTGAGGATTTTCGCAAAGTGATTGATTTACCATTTCTCGGCTGGGTGCCTGAATGGGGAAAGGACCATTGTCCATATGCGGAAGTATGGAGAGAGTACATAACGAAGTATCCCTGGTTTAGTGAACTGGCAACATTCTACTGTGATGTCATTGATACAACTACAATTGAGAATTTTTCGGGACATTTATCTCACCGGATTACACAAAATGTCATATTGCAGGGCGATAGCTGTAAGAGAGAATACTTTGAGAGTGACAATGTGAAGAAAGGGGAGTATACCTATGGCAGCAAAGATTAA
- a CDS encoding amidohydrolase, whose amino-acid sequence MNSIEQKIVQLIDENRNTILEFGRDIYNHAELGYKEFRTSEKFVSFMEGLNLPVEKNLAITGAKAYLNKEKASNLSLALIGELDALCIPQHAHVNPETQAAHCCGHHAQLTGLIGAALALTDPEISSALDGQVIFFAVPAEEYGEVEFKNKLVEEGKIQYGGGKCELLRIGAFDDVDLCLAHHSINEGISFGSGSNNGFVSKVIKIKGKASHAAGSPEKGVNALSAASIGLQALGLNRETFRDEDCVRVHPIMTKGGDLVNVIPDQVVLETLVRGKTLEAFADASAKTDRSFKAGAFAMGAGYRIETMPGYLPGLPQQFPKEVIDIAKELLGEEKVSIVDTKKHGGGSTDVGDVQHLMPVLTFHTGGIEGGFHQVDFDVVDEEEAYIITAKIFALSTYRLLQSNAVVAKNVVEDYEPKFKNKEEYIAFMNQFNYIEEGE is encoded by the coding sequence ATGAATTCTATTGAACAAAAAATTGTGCAATTAATTGATGAGAATCGAAACACTATTCTGGAATTCGGTAGAGATATTTATAATCATGCCGAACTCGGCTACAAGGAATTCCGTACGTCAGAGAAGTTTGTTTCATTCATGGAAGGATTAAATCTTCCAGTGGAAAAAAATCTTGCCATTACCGGTGCAAAAGCATATTTAAATAAGGAAAAGGCAAGTAATCTATCCCTGGCTCTTATCGGAGAACTGGATGCACTGTGTATTCCACAGCATGCCCATGTGAATCCGGAAACCCAGGCGGCCCACTGTTGCGGTCATCATGCACAACTTACAGGATTGATCGGTGCAGCACTTGCTTTGACGGACCCTGAAATCTCGTCTGCATTGGATGGCCAAGTGATATTCTTTGCTGTCCCCGCTGAGGAGTATGGAGAGGTAGAATTTAAAAACAAATTAGTGGAAGAAGGTAAAATTCAATATGGTGGTGGCAAATGTGAACTGCTCCGTATTGGTGCTTTTGATGATGTTGATCTATGTTTGGCACATCATTCTATAAATGAGGGAATATCCTTCGGAAGTGGAAGTAACAATGGCTTTGTATCAAAGGTAATAAAAATCAAAGGAAAGGCGTCACATGCAGCAGGCAGTCCGGAGAAAGGAGTAAATGCTTTATCAGCTGCTTCCATTGGCTTACAGGCACTTGGGCTTAATAGGGAAACCTTCCGGGATGAGGATTGTGTGAGGGTACATCCGATTATGACAAAGGGTGGTGACTTAGTTAATGTAATACCGGATCAGGTGGTGCTGGAAACCTTGGTACGTGGAAAGACACTGGAGGCCTTTGCCGATGCATCGGCGAAAACGGACCGTTCGTTTAAGGCAGGAGCGTTCGCAATGGGAGCGGGATATCGTATTGAAACGATGCCGGGTTATCTGCCGGGGTTACCACAGCAATTTCCGAAGGAAGTCATTGATATAGCCAAGGAACTTTTAGGTGAAGAAAAGGTTTCTATTGTTGATACAAAGAAACATGGCGGTGGTTCCACCGATGTTGGAGATGTACAACACCTTATGCCGGTATTGACCTTTCATACAGGAGGAATAGAAGGAGGCTTTCATCAAGTTGATTTTGATGTCGTTGATGAGGAAGAGGCTTATATCATTACAGCAAAGATATTTGCACTAAGTACCTATCGTTTACTTCAAAGTAATGCAGTAGTAGCAAAAAACGTAGTGGAAGACTATGAGCCTAAGTTTAAAAACAAAGAAGAATATATCGCCTTTATGAATCAATTCAACTATATCGAAGAAGGAGAATAA
- a CDS encoding EFR1 family ferrodoxin (N-terminal region resembles flavodoxins. C-terminal ferrodoxin region binds two 4Fe-4S clusters.), with protein sequence MIFYFSGTGNSKHVAEKIAKSTGERTVFISEDIMKKNEVFEVNEEERIGFVFPVYWYCIPTIMERFIHQLKLPGYRNQYVYAVATYGIAAGNVMDRLSRLLGERQLPLYGKFGVKMVDNYVVGYDIAKEEKRKVTLRRAEVEIDKIITFIERKENTEYLKKGIIAFVTPITGYAYRKTDHVKKFYTTSACNGCEQCVRECPCNVIHMKNGELVWEGECTFCLKCIHGCKQAAIQYGKSTEKRKRYQFSHDLIK encoded by the coding sequence GTGATATTTTATTTCAGTGGAACAGGAAATTCAAAGCATGTTGCAGAGAAAATTGCCAAAAGTACTGGGGAAAGAACCGTATTTATTTCGGAAGACATCATGAAAAAGAATGAAGTATTCGAAGTGAATGAAGAGGAGAGAATAGGTTTTGTATTTCCGGTATATTGGTACTGTATCCCAACCATAATGGAGCGCTTCATTCATCAGCTGAAGCTGCCAGGCTATCGTAACCAATATGTTTATGCAGTGGCAACCTATGGTATTGCTGCGGGGAATGTTATGGATCGTTTATCTCGATTATTGGGCGAAAGGCAGCTCCCACTGTATGGGAAATTCGGAGTTAAAATGGTTGACAATTATGTAGTAGGATATGATATTGCGAAAGAAGAAAAGCGGAAAGTAACCTTAAGGCGGGCTGAGGTTGAAATAGATAAAATCATTACTTTTATAGAACGCAAAGAGAATACTGAGTATCTCAAAAAAGGTATCATCGCATTTGTGACACCGATTACAGGATATGCTTATAGGAAAACAGATCACGTGAAAAAGTTTTATACAACCTCAGCATGTAACGGCTGTGAGCAGTGTGTAAGAGAATGTCCCTGTAATGTAATTCATATGAAGAATGGTGAACTGGTTTGGGAGGGTGAGTGTACCTTTTGCCTCAAATGTATACATGGATGTAAACAGGCGGCAATTCAATATGGTAAATCTACAGAGAAAAGGAAGCGATATCAGTTTTCTCATGATTTAATAAAATAA
- a CDS encoding MarR family winged helix-turn-helix transcriptional regulator, with amino-acid sequence MEQKFSSLVNLLWEACILNLNTILTEEEANKFSNNDYYYLLVIQSLQKPNFSQIAEKLSITKPAVSVIIRKLISMDLVSKSQSIEDKRIYYVELTDKGRRILQGDNAIYKWVVDNIADIAANQEELQVVERIFNELVKRLENKGR; translated from the coding sequence ATGGAACAGAAATTTTCGTCACTTGTAAATCTATTATGGGAAGCCTGTATACTTAATTTGAATACAATATTAACGGAAGAGGAAGCAAATAAATTCTCGAATAATGATTATTACTATTTACTTGTCATACAATCATTGCAGAAGCCTAATTTCTCACAAATAGCAGAAAAATTATCCATCACAAAACCCGCTGTATCAGTAATCATTAGAAAGTTGATTAGTATGGACTTAGTTAGCAAATCCCAATCAATCGAGGATAAAAGAATATATTATGTTGAATTAACTGATAAGGGAAGACGTATTTTACAGGGAGATAATGCTATATATAAATGGGTTGTAGATAATATAGCGGATATCGCAGCAAATCAAGAAGAACTGCAGGTTGTGGAACGGATTTTTAATGAATTAGTGAAAAGATTGGAGAATAAAGGTAGATAA